The Thermoanaerobaculia bacterium genome segment CGCCGGCTGGTCGGATCCGTTCTCCCGTCATGCGTGGTCCTCCCGACAGGAGGCGTACGTGCGGCGCTTCGCGATCCCGGCCGAATACACCCCGGAGGCCGTGGTGGACGGCTCCGTCCAGCTCGTGGGCTCGCGGGAAGCCGATCTCCGGGCCGCGATCGCGGCCGCGGCGTCGCGCGCCGCCGCCGACGTTTCTCTCGGGATCGAGCGGGCCGACCGGAAGGTGGCCGTGACGGTGCACGTCGATCGTCCGGCTTCGCTCGCCTCCCGACGGCTCGATCTCATGGTCGCCCTTTTCGAGCGGGACCGCGATACGAAGGTCGCCGGCGGAGAAAACGGCGGCCATGTCCTCCACGACGCATACATCGTTCGGAGCCTCGACCGCGCCGCGAAGCTGAAGGACGGCCCGCCGGCGACGGAACATGCGATCTCGCTGTCCGTCGAGCGCGGCTGGGACCGCCTCGGCGTCGCCGCGTTTCTCCAGGATCCGAAGACGCTCGAAGTCTTCGGGGCATCGGCCGCGCCGGTGCCCGGAGCGCCCGGGAGCGGCGGTGTCCACTGAAGCGAGGGACGACCACGGTCGTCTTCGCCCGATCCTTCTCGCGGGAGCGGCGGCGGGCGCTCTCGACATCACGGCGGCCTTCGCGACGTGGGTCCCGAAGGGCGTGTCGCCGGTCCGCCTCCTCCAGGGGATCGCGAGCGGCCTGCTCGGCGCGGAATCGTTCCGCGGCGGAGCGGCGACGGCCGCTCTCGGGCTCGCGTTCCAGTTCCTGATCGCGACC includes the following:
- a CDS encoding DUF1223 domain-containing protein; amino-acid sequence: MRPRIRRALLAAAGLTTIGRVGAVPSSPSAARAVLVELFTSQGCSSCPPADRLLDRLGAEEGASIVPLAFHVDYWNHAGWSDPFSRHAWSSRQEAYVRRFAIPAEYTPEAVVDGSVQLVGSREADLRAAIAAAASRAAADVSLGIERADRKVAVTVHVDRPASLASRRLDLMVALFERDRDTKVAGGENGGHVLHDAYIVRSLDRAAKLKDGPPATEHAISLSVERGWDRLGVAAFLQDPKTLEVFGASAAPVPGAPGSGGVH